The following are encoded in a window of Dioscorea cayenensis subsp. rotundata cultivar TDr96_F1 chromosome 16, TDr96_F1_v2_PseudoChromosome.rev07_lg8_w22 25.fasta, whole genome shotgun sequence genomic DNA:
- the LOC120279519 gene encoding protein MAK16 homolog codes for MKDRSTVEMEGLFCSLALKTKLNFLSWSEDKARQQLKKFKEKEAKAVMEGGEECSSSESGWTMYLTSPLHDDYVDYEDHEVYVKHAHVDDDHEDDDDSMASDASTGDKKKDDDDVVLVVEDHDEKHEKEVEKKKKKKRKEKIMCDRKQDVVKKKESVSTSVSVASFYHHKMKTK; via the exons ATGAAGGACAGATCAACAGTGGAAATGGAAGGCCTCTTCTGCTCACTTGCATTAAAAACCAAACTTAACTTTCTTTCATGGTCTGAAGACAAAGCCAGGCAACAATTAAAGAAGTTTAAAGAGAAAGAGGCAAAGGCTG TAATGGAAGGTGGTGAGGAATGCAGCAGCAGTGAGTCTGGATGGACTATGTACCTTACTTCTCCTTTGCATGATGATTATGTTGATTATGAAGATCATGAGGTTTATGTGAAGCATGCTCatgttgatgatgatcatgaagatgatgatgattccATGGCTTCTGATGCATCTACtggtgataaaaaaaaagatgatgatgatgttgttcttgttgttgaagATCATGATGAGAAACATGAGAAggaggtggagaagaagaagaagaagaagaggaaggagaagatCATGTGTGATAGAAAACAAGATGTTGTTAAGAAGAAGGAAAGTGTTAGTACTAGTGTTAGTGTTGCTTCTTTTTATCATCATAAAATGAAAACCaagtga
- the LOC120278991 gene encoding pentatricopeptide repeat-containing protein At3g02330, mitochondrial isoform X1 — MAFTPLLLPLLTKLLSSISPNLRHGRLFSSTSLPPRKTFSHIFQECSRSQRSNAGKQAHAQMIISGFSPTIFVSNCLIHMYVRCSLLDLARKVFDEMPHRDIISWNAVISGYLQTGLINIARSLFDSMLERDVISWNTVIAGYLQNGDAWESISFFSAMRQQCNRIQPDRTTFAVVLKACSLLEGYEIGVQIHCLVVKMGLDFDVVTGSAVVDMYAKCKCLCDSLQFFNEMPEKNWVTWSAAIAGCVQNDEHVEGLRMFVSMQREGPAVSQSAYASVLRSCAALVSAKVGRQIHGHALKNCFGSDIVVGTAILDMYAKSDSLDDALRVFQTLPTRTLQAWNAIIVGCVRNNQGLKALELFRVMNRFGIGVDEISLSGIFSACAEAREYLQGSQAHCLAIKTCLSSDICVSNAISDMYGKCGALTEARIVFEEMNRRDAVSWNAIIAALEQNEQCEETLFCFAEMLRCGMEPDEFTYGSVLKACASLESLDFGVKVHDKIIKCGLGFESFVASALVDMYCKCGAMEEAMKLHNRMEMQTMISWNAITSGFSLQNQSEEAQKFFFKMLNLGLKPDNFTYATILDACANLVTIELGKQIHVKIIKDELQNDVFISSSLVDMYAKCGNMQDSLLMFEKMAVRDYVSWNALICGYSLHGFGAEAICMFERMQQENVRPNHATFLAVLRACGHVGLVDVGEQYFNMMTDHYKLQPQLEHYSCMVDLIGRTRGVHEAVEVISKMPFEADDIIWRTLLSACKIQGDVEVAEIAARNILNLDPEDSSAYVLLSNIYAEAGRWTDVSKLRKMMRRSRLKKEPGCSWIEVKNEMHAFLVGDKAHPRSEKIYELLDELIGEMKWIGHDLDVDPI; from the coding sequence ATGGCGTTCACACCTCTCCTCCTTCCCCTTCTCACCAAGCTCCTCTCTTCCATCTCTCCAAACCTTCGCCATGGACGCCTATTCTCATCAACCTCTCTTCCACCCAGGAAGACCTTCTCCCACATCTTCCAAGAATGCTCCAGGTCCCAGCGATCAAACGCCGGAAAACAAGCCCACGCTCAAATGATCATCTCCGGCTTCTCTCCGACCATCTTCGTATCCAACTGTTTGATCCACATGTACGTGCGTTGCTCCCTTCTCGACCTTGCTCGcaaagtgtttgatgaaatgcctcacAGAGATATAATCTCTTGGAATGCAGTGATTTCTGGGTACTTGCAAACTGGGTTGATTAACATTGCACGCTCACTGTTTGATTCTATGCTTGAACGAGATGTTATCTCTTGGAACACTGTCATTGCTGGTTATTTGCAGAATGGAGATGCTTGGGAGTCTATAAGCTTTTTCTCGGCAATGAGACAACAATGCAACAGGATTCAACCGGATCGAACAACGTTCGCCGTTGTCCTCAAAGCGTGTTCTTTGTTGGAGGGATATGAGATTGGAGTTCAAATTCACTGCTTGGTTGTGAAAATGGGATTGGATTTTGATGTCGTGACAGGTAGCGCTGTTGTTGATATGTATGCTAAGTGCAAGTGCCTTTGTGATTCACTTCAGTTCTTCAATGAAATGCCGGAGAAGAATTGGGTTACTTGGAGCGCGGCAATTGCCGGTTGTGTTCAGAATGATGAGCATGTAGAAGGATTGCGAATGTTTGTCAGTATGCAGCGGGAAGGACCGGCGGTGAGCCAGTCGGCTTATGCTAGTGTTTTGAGATCATGTGCAGCATTGGTGTCTGCAAAAGTTGGGAGGCAGATCCATGGGCATGCTCTGAAGAATTGTTTCGGTTCTGATATTGTGGTGGGGACTGCTATTCTTGATATGTATGCGAAGAGCGATAGCTTGGATGATGCCCTGAGAGTATTTCAAACTCTTCCAACTCGTACGTTGCAGGCTTGGAATGCCATTATCGTTGGTTGCGTGCGGAATAACCAAGGTCTCAAGGCTCTGGAATTGTTTCGGGTAATGAATAGGTTTGGTATTGGTGTCGATGAGATTAGCTTGTCGGGTATTTTCAGTGCTTGTGCTGAGGCTAGAGAGTACTTGCAAGGTTCACAGGCACATTGTTTAGCTATCAAGACTTGTTTGAGTTCAGATATCTGTGTGAGCAATGCTATTTCGGATATGTACGGAAAATGTGGAGCTTTAACCGAAGCTCGCATTGTATTCGAGGAGATGAACAGGAGAGATGCCGTCTCTTGGAATGCTATCATTGCAGCACTTGAGCAGAACGAGCAGTGTGAGGAGACATTGTTTTGTTTCGCTGAGATGTTGCGGTGCGGTATGGAGCCTGATGAGTTCACTTATGGTAGTGTTCTTAAAGCTTGTGCAAGTCTCGAGTCTTTGGATTTCGGCGTCAAGGTTCATGACAAGATCATCAAGTGCGGACTTGGTTTTGAATCATTCGTTGCCAGTGCTCTTGTTGACATGTACTGCAAGTGTGGTGCCATGGAAGAAGCTATGAAGCTCCACAACCGAATGGAAATGCAGACAATGATTTCATGGAATGCTATAACATCAGGATTTTCACTTCAGAACCAGAGTGAGGAAGCTCAGAAATTCTTCTTCAAGATGCTCAATCTCGGCCTGAAACCTGATAATTTCACATACGCTACAATTCTCGACGCTTGTGCAAATCTAGTGACAATTGAACTTGGGAAGCAAATCCATGTTAAGATAATCAAAGATGAATTACAGAATGATGTCTTCATATCGAGCAGCCTCGTCGATATGTATGCAAAGTGCGGTAACATGCAGGATTCTCTTCTGATGTTCGAAAAGATGGCAGTACGAGATTATGTTTCGTGGAATGCCTTGATTTGCGGCTACTCACTACACGGTTTTGGAGCCGAAGCGATTTGCATGTTTGAAAGGATGCAACAAGAAAATGTAAGACCTAACCATGCGACATTTCTTGCAGTCCTTCGGGCATGCGGGCACGTAGGTCTGGTTGACGTGGGCGAGCAGTACTTCAATATGATGACTGATCATTACAAGTTACAACCACAGCTTGAGCATTATTCATGCATGGTGGATTTAATCGGGCGAACAAGGGGAGTTCATGAAGCTGTAGAGGTCATCAGTAAAATGCCATTTGAAGCTGATGATATTATTTGGAGAACTCTTCTCAGTGCATGCAAGATTCAAGGTGATGTTGAAGTTGCAGAAATAGCGGCAAGGAATATACTGAATTTAGATCCTGAAGACTCATCTGCATATGtacttttatcaaatatatatgcGGAGGCAGGGAGATGGACCGATGTCTCGAAGCTGAGGAAGATGATGAGGCGGAGCAGGTTGAAGAAGGAGCCGGGTTGCAGCTGGATTGAGGTGAAGAATGAGATGCATGCTTTTCTTGTCGGAGATAAAGCTCATCCAAGAAGTGAAAAGATATATGAGTTGTTGGATGAACTGATTGGGGAGATGAAATGGATTGGACATGACCTTGATGTTGATCCAATTTGA
- the LOC120278991 gene encoding pentatricopeptide repeat-containing protein At3g02330, mitochondrial isoform X2, which yields MLERDVISWNTVIAGYLQNGDAWESISFFSAMRQQCNRIQPDRTTFAVVLKACSLLEGYEIGVQIHCLVVKMGLDFDVVTGSAVVDMYAKCKCLCDSLQFFNEMPEKNWVTWSAAIAGCVQNDEHVEGLRMFVSMQREGPAVSQSAYASVLRSCAALVSAKVGRQIHGHALKNCFGSDIVVGTAILDMYAKSDSLDDALRVFQTLPTRTLQAWNAIIVGCVRNNQGLKALELFRVMNRFGIGVDEISLSGIFSACAEAREYLQGSQAHCLAIKTCLSSDICVSNAISDMYGKCGALTEARIVFEEMNRRDAVSWNAIIAALEQNEQCEETLFCFAEMLRCGMEPDEFTYGSVLKACASLESLDFGVKVHDKIIKCGLGFESFVASALVDMYCKCGAMEEAMKLHNRMEMQTMISWNAITSGFSLQNQSEEAQKFFFKMLNLGLKPDNFTYATILDACANLVTIELGKQIHVKIIKDELQNDVFISSSLVDMYAKCGNMQDSLLMFEKMAVRDYVSWNALICGYSLHGFGAEAICMFERMQQENVRPNHATFLAVLRACGHVGLVDVGEQYFNMMTDHYKLQPQLEHYSCMVDLIGRTRGVHEAVEVISKMPFEADDIIWRTLLSACKIQGDVEVAEIAARNILNLDPEDSSAYVLLSNIYAEAGRWTDVSKLRKMMRRSRLKKEPGCSWIEVKNEMHAFLVGDKAHPRSEKIYELLDELIGEMKWIGHDLDVDPI from the coding sequence ATGCTTGAACGAGATGTTATCTCTTGGAACACTGTCATTGCTGGTTATTTGCAGAATGGAGATGCTTGGGAGTCTATAAGCTTTTTCTCGGCAATGAGACAACAATGCAACAGGATTCAACCGGATCGAACAACGTTCGCCGTTGTCCTCAAAGCGTGTTCTTTGTTGGAGGGATATGAGATTGGAGTTCAAATTCACTGCTTGGTTGTGAAAATGGGATTGGATTTTGATGTCGTGACAGGTAGCGCTGTTGTTGATATGTATGCTAAGTGCAAGTGCCTTTGTGATTCACTTCAGTTCTTCAATGAAATGCCGGAGAAGAATTGGGTTACTTGGAGCGCGGCAATTGCCGGTTGTGTTCAGAATGATGAGCATGTAGAAGGATTGCGAATGTTTGTCAGTATGCAGCGGGAAGGACCGGCGGTGAGCCAGTCGGCTTATGCTAGTGTTTTGAGATCATGTGCAGCATTGGTGTCTGCAAAAGTTGGGAGGCAGATCCATGGGCATGCTCTGAAGAATTGTTTCGGTTCTGATATTGTGGTGGGGACTGCTATTCTTGATATGTATGCGAAGAGCGATAGCTTGGATGATGCCCTGAGAGTATTTCAAACTCTTCCAACTCGTACGTTGCAGGCTTGGAATGCCATTATCGTTGGTTGCGTGCGGAATAACCAAGGTCTCAAGGCTCTGGAATTGTTTCGGGTAATGAATAGGTTTGGTATTGGTGTCGATGAGATTAGCTTGTCGGGTATTTTCAGTGCTTGTGCTGAGGCTAGAGAGTACTTGCAAGGTTCACAGGCACATTGTTTAGCTATCAAGACTTGTTTGAGTTCAGATATCTGTGTGAGCAATGCTATTTCGGATATGTACGGAAAATGTGGAGCTTTAACCGAAGCTCGCATTGTATTCGAGGAGATGAACAGGAGAGATGCCGTCTCTTGGAATGCTATCATTGCAGCACTTGAGCAGAACGAGCAGTGTGAGGAGACATTGTTTTGTTTCGCTGAGATGTTGCGGTGCGGTATGGAGCCTGATGAGTTCACTTATGGTAGTGTTCTTAAAGCTTGTGCAAGTCTCGAGTCTTTGGATTTCGGCGTCAAGGTTCATGACAAGATCATCAAGTGCGGACTTGGTTTTGAATCATTCGTTGCCAGTGCTCTTGTTGACATGTACTGCAAGTGTGGTGCCATGGAAGAAGCTATGAAGCTCCACAACCGAATGGAAATGCAGACAATGATTTCATGGAATGCTATAACATCAGGATTTTCACTTCAGAACCAGAGTGAGGAAGCTCAGAAATTCTTCTTCAAGATGCTCAATCTCGGCCTGAAACCTGATAATTTCACATACGCTACAATTCTCGACGCTTGTGCAAATCTAGTGACAATTGAACTTGGGAAGCAAATCCATGTTAAGATAATCAAAGATGAATTACAGAATGATGTCTTCATATCGAGCAGCCTCGTCGATATGTATGCAAAGTGCGGTAACATGCAGGATTCTCTTCTGATGTTCGAAAAGATGGCAGTACGAGATTATGTTTCGTGGAATGCCTTGATTTGCGGCTACTCACTACACGGTTTTGGAGCCGAAGCGATTTGCATGTTTGAAAGGATGCAACAAGAAAATGTAAGACCTAACCATGCGACATTTCTTGCAGTCCTTCGGGCATGCGGGCACGTAGGTCTGGTTGACGTGGGCGAGCAGTACTTCAATATGATGACTGATCATTACAAGTTACAACCACAGCTTGAGCATTATTCATGCATGGTGGATTTAATCGGGCGAACAAGGGGAGTTCATGAAGCTGTAGAGGTCATCAGTAAAATGCCATTTGAAGCTGATGATATTATTTGGAGAACTCTTCTCAGTGCATGCAAGATTCAAGGTGATGTTGAAGTTGCAGAAATAGCGGCAAGGAATATACTGAATTTAGATCCTGAAGACTCATCTGCATATGtacttttatcaaatatatatgcGGAGGCAGGGAGATGGACCGATGTCTCGAAGCTGAGGAAGATGATGAGGCGGAGCAGGTTGAAGAAGGAGCCGGGTTGCAGCTGGATTGAGGTGAAGAATGAGATGCATGCTTTTCTTGTCGGAGATAAAGCTCATCCAAGAAGTGAAAAGATATATGAGTTGTTGGATGAACTGATTGGGGAGATGAAATGGATTGGACATGACCTTGATGTTGATCCAATTTGA
- the LOC120279491 gene encoding GBF-interacting protein 1-like gives MLGDQFAGFEGTENHPRDASRLPSFVSGNSLVPSSTGPTLAVSQAAGAMQSSIPVTLQPVPLFRQPAGVQIAHYHPNYIPYNQFLSPFFVQPAATIHPFLSSTAFPQQTPAAGMFTPPAAAASPNSMKYTMPQYKPGNNTVNSAHIGMMTGYGTYNSTPAGYNPNPSGTSGNSKSNEDLTASSQFKENNVYLTGQQSDGSAVWVATPGHDISALQASSFYNLPPHQHLTFAPSQASHGAFPGIYHPTPTVTPTAVHPLLPQSQPTAGSIEMVGPPAGVYQQPQRGQINWANTY, from the exons ATGCTTGGTGACCAATTTGCTGGCTTTGAAGGAACTGAGAATCACCCACGTGATGCCTCTCGTCTCCCAAGTTTTGTT AGTGGTAACTCTTTGGTTCCATCTTCAACCGGGCCAACTCTGGCCGTCTCCCAAGCTGCCGGAGCCATGCAAAGCTCAATTCCTGTTACTCTGCAACCAGTTCCTTTGTTTCGGCAGCCAGCTGGCGTACAGATAGCGCATTATCACCCAAACTACATCCCATATAATCAATTTCTTTCACCCTTTTTTGTTCAACCAGCTGCTACAATTCACCCTTTCTTAAGCAGTACCGCGTTCCCACAGCAAACACCAGCTGCCGGTATGTTTACACCTCCAGCAGCTGCAGCTTCTCCCAACTCTATGAAGTACACCATGCCTCAATATAAGCCCGGGAACAACACTGTTAATTCCGCCCACATTGGAATGATGACTGGTTACGGAACATACAACTCGACCCCTGCTGGCTACAATCCCAACCCAAGTGGAACTAGTGGAAACTCAAAGAGCAATGAGGATCTCACTGCATCATCTCAGTTCAAGGAAAACAATGTTTATTTGACTGGGCAACAG AGTGATGGATCAGCTGTCTGGGTTGCTACACCAGGGCATGATATTTCCGCTCTGCAGGCCAGTTCTTTTTACAATCTACCTCCTCATCAGCACCTAACCTTTGCGCCTTCTCAAGCCAGCCATGGTGCCTTCCCCGGCATCTATCACCCGACCCCGACTGTTACACCTACTGCTGTTCATCCATTACTGCCACAGTCGCAGCCGACGGCTGGTTCTATTGAAATGGTTGGCCCTCCAGCCGGAGTCTATCAACAACCACAACGCGGACAGATCAATTGGGCTAATACTTATTGA
- the LOC120278993 gene encoding WPP domain-interacting tail-anchored protein 1-like, with translation MESDDHHDGHYLHEDASYNGERKSGGATAWEVLTRVELDSAYISEKLLNLEILLMQVEARASDYEGISLENEDISAESFEMAFEFDILSGIMNSEVTELDSFMAFLQTEIVDARNRLSPDGQIEESLTELEEKLHDAEEHLKQLCTQVADVKFRTANFESLLAFGISTNEGAENGDNSSACDRWKLYNVEHQRHILQSYEKSLAKELDLEKKFTDARNSADDLKLKLRCAEVEIFNMEEAMEVIMARTLQAENASEIHLGLFKELSEKLHIELRSQLQEGETSLATQKAESAEFDGVHSLDMNGTEPNPEVFALREKVSSLEEQLRVSEKELHQQKASADESQQQKSALYSQLIEMEHVIKNLKENVLQAETRALTAENNCELLTNTNREINEDLNVLRHNIEERTNLLQRKLKESQMQLEHAQVSIEANEEKQNMLNTTRIDMENLIEDLKGKVLKAEGRADAAESKCSLLTETNVELTDELSFLRGRLECLTSLHQADEAKLATEKDVRMRAKAIADLIKKLASERERLQLQISALTKTNRFLVNKYLKRKVKDPFLTSEKGNYSENEHKIFRESGEGLAEPSAIENQTNESAADVFACQKTMQKTVSVADISVESSEHETVRNIGLTQLSLKHLLFGVMIIIVAAVAAYLIQSENINS, from the exons ATGGAAAGTGATGATCATCATGATGGCCATTATCTACATGAAGATGCATCATATaatggagagagaaagagtggaGGAGCAACTGCTTGGGAGGTGCTAACAAGAGTAGAACTTGATTCTGCTTATATATCTGAGAAGCTATTGAACTTGGAGATACTTTTGATGCAAGTGGAAGCAAGAGCAAGTGATTATGAAGGTATAAGCTTGGAGAATGAAGACATTTCAGCTGAGTCTTTTGAGATGGCCTTTGAATTTGATATCCTCTCCGGAATAATGAATTCAGAGGTCACTGAATTAGATAGCTTTATGGCTTTCCTCCAAACTGAAATCGTGGATGCCCGCAATAGATTGTCTCCCGATGGTCAAATTGAAGAGTCTTTAACTGAATTGGAAGAGAAATTGCATGATGCTGAAGAACATTTGAAGCAATTATGCACGCAAGTTGCTGATGTGAAATTTCGGACTGCCAATTTTGAGAGCCTTCTGGCTTTTG GGATTAGTACCAATGAGGGTGCTGAAAATGGTGACAACTCATCTGCTTGTGATAGGTGGAAATTGTATAATGTTGAACATCAAAGGCATATCCTGCAATCGTATGAGAAATCATTGGCAAAGGAGCTAGATCTTGAGAAAAAGTTTACTGATGCAAGAAACAGTGCAGATGATCTTAAACTAAAGCTCAGGTGTGCGGAAGTTGAAATATTCAACATGGAAGAAGCAATGGAGGTAATTATGGCGAGAACGCTTCAAGCAGAAAATGCCTCTGAGATACACCTTGGACTATTTAAAGAACTGTCTGAAAAGCTTCATATTGAGTTGAGATCTCAGTTGCAGGAGGGAGAAACTTCATTGGCAACTCAAAAAGCTGAAAGTGCAGAATTCGATGGTGTTCATTCTTTGGACATGAATGGTACAGAACCAAACCCTGAGGTCTTCGCGCTGAGAGAAAAGGTGAGTTCACTTGAAGAGCAGCTAAGAGTATCTGAGAAGGAGTTGCATCAGCAGAAGGCTTCAGCTGATGAGAGTCAGCAACAAAAGAGTGCGCTGTATTCTCAGCTCATTGAGATGGAGCATGTAATAAAAAATCTGAAAGAAAATGTTTTGCAAGCGGAGACTAGAGCTCTGACTGCAGAAAATAATTGTGAGCTGCTAACGAATACCAACAGAGAAATAAACGAAGATTTGAATGTCCTTAGACATAATATCGAGGAAAGAACAAATCTGTTGCAGAGAAAGCTTAAGGAATCACAAATGCAGTTAGAGCATGCACAAGTCTCCATCGAAGCAAATGAAGAGAAGCAGAATATGTTAAATACTACCCGCATTGACATGGAAAATTTGATTGAGGATCTTAAGGGGAAGGTTTTGAAAGCTGAAGGCAGGGCTGATGCTGCTGAATCTAAGTGTAGTTTACTGACTGAAACCAATGTGGAGCTTACCGATGAGCTGAGTTTCTTAAGGGGCCGACTGGAATGTCTGACATCTTTGCATCAAGCTGATGAGGCAAAATTAGCAACTGAGAAGGATGTCAGAATGAGGGCTAAAGCTATTGCTGATCTGATTAAGAAACTTGCCTCAGAAAGAGAACGCCTTCAATTACAA ATATCTGCGTTAACAAAAACGAATAGATTCCTGGTGAACAAATACCTGAAAAGGAAGGTTAAAGATCCTTTTCTGACCAGTGAGAAAGGAAATTACAGTGAAAATGAGCACAAGATTTTCAGGGAATCAGGAGAGGGCTTAGCAGAACCATCAGCAATTGAAAATCAA ACCAATGAATCAGCAGCAGATGTGTTTGCTTGTCAGAAAACCATGCAGAAGACTGTCAGTGTGGCAGATATCTCAGTTGAATCATCAGAACACGAGACTGTAAGAAACATCGGACTGACACAACTCAGTTTGAAGCACCTTCTCTTCGGGGTCATGATCATCATTGTCGCAGCTGTTGCTGCTTATCTAATTCAATCAGAAAACATCAATAGTTGA
- the LOC120279133 gene encoding basic leucine zipper 43-like yields MFYTPEISFFNFNNQLSSIPEEPYDNLGDQVFNENINKKMRRMISNRESARRSRMRKQRQLHELQTQVAHLRRLNRCLFDELNAVIDNRNRVLVENECLLKEISVLRMKLMEFGEKTVGTLIGEPCRI; encoded by the coding sequence ATGTTCTACACTCCGGAAATCTCTTTCTTCAACTTCAACAATCAGTTAAGTTCGATACCCGAAGAGCCATACGATAATCTCGGTGATCAAGTgtttaatgaaaacattaacaaGAAGATGAGAAGAATGATATCTAATAGAGAATCAGCCAGACGTTCACGTATGAGAAAACAAAGACAGCTTCATGAGCTTCAAACTCAGGTAGCTCATCTCCGGCGATTGAATCGGTGTCTGTTCGATGAGCTCAACGCTGTTATCGATAACCGGAACCGAGTGCTTGTTGAGAATGAGTGTCTCTTGAAGGAAATTTCAGTTCTTCGGATGAAGCTCATGGAGTTTGGAGAGAAGACTGTTGGAACCCTAATTGGAGAACCATGCAGGATTTAG